Below is a genomic region from Chelmon rostratus isolate fCheRos1 chromosome 7, fCheRos1.pri, whole genome shotgun sequence.
AGGTTTACACAGTCAGTGAAATGAAGCCTTCAGGATATCAAATGCATTTGGATTacaaatttgacatttgactACAAAAGTGTATTGTTAAGACACTAATAATCACAAGTAAAGGGACAAAATGAAGTtgtaataaataatgaaatacataATTTGGCGCCTGACAAATGGGGATTGATTGTTATGCAGATTGTTAGTGTTAGCAGACTGAAATACATTGATTACATTGAACTGATGCAATGTTTATGACCATATAAACAAGAACACTGttgtttgactgactgatttcCCAGCAGTGTTTCTGTTACATTGTGCCACATGGGGTTTAAATGTAGCTGGAGACTTACGAGCCACTCTGCACTTGCATGGATCCAATCTCGTTGTTGCCCCAGCCCATGGCCTGCAGAGAGGGGTAGTCGTCGTTTATCTCCCACTGGCGTCCCATGAAGTTCTCCCTCTCAAACAGCACCATCTTGGACTCCTTGTGGTTCTGTGTGCACATGGAAAGACAAGTTCAATCAGAGttaatacacacaaaacacttcagtttgttcatttaCAATTGTTTTCAGTAACTTTGTCCTTTATATGTATAATAGTCATAAATTCTGACAAATTGTCTAGTTAAGGTAGCAGAATTTTGGCCAAATTCGTCTAATTCAGCAGAAGGTCCAAATTCTAATGCATGAGATCACACTGCATAATAGTCTGCTTTTATCTGCAACCAGCAGCTGGCATAAGTCACTCTGTATGCTCGACACAGGAGAAACTAGGGTTGTGATCCCAAGTGAGTCAATCTGATGAGTCAAATTTAGTGCTTTTTCACTCTGGAGAGGGAAACAGAagctcacagcagagcagatgggGCGGAAGGACATCATCCTCTCGATGTGGTAGGCATTGCTGCCGCTCCACGACTCCCAGTGAGGATACTCTCCTCTCTCCAACACAAACTGCTGTCCACAGAAGCTGGAGTGCTCATATCCTGCCCAGCTGTCGACAGCAAgcaaacagacatacagacacGTGGACATAACATGCTGGACCATTGGGAACATTAATTATCATCAAATATTAGACCTGCTATACATGGCTGAGTAGTGAATTTCTCATCAACATCAACActtcaaactgctgctgaattTTAAGGATGTATTGATGGGTAGATCTGTTTGGTGCAGAGCTCTTTGTTCGACTTACGCGCCACACTCCACCTTCAGGGAGCGGATGTTGTCGACGCCACACTCCATGATGTTCTGGCAGGCTGAGGTAAACTCCAGACGCTTCCCCTGGAAGTTCTCCTGGTCATAAACTGTGATCTGGGGAGGACACAAATGCATACATGTAGTATGCACCtaccacacgcacacactgttgtgtgtacagacacacacaccattgaTGTCATCAGGCCAGGCGTGAAAGTGTAATCTGCTTATGTTAATCATGCATGGCAAAGCATCACACTCACCTTCCATGGTCCCAGTGGGTTGGGATTATTCAGAGCCATGCTACTGTGTATCTCAATGCTGATTCACCTTTTAGGTTGGAGAGCAGGGAGAATTATACTTACGTTAATATTCAAAGGCTAATTAAGAAAAACATTGCACAGTTCACACCAACTTTGAGCTAATGTTTATTATCTGTTGCCACATAGGAGACATATTCATTCatcttttgtgtttgcatgtttttgaaaTAGATTTGAGAATATTTCACCTGATATCGCAGCATTAGAATTAGTAGAATCTTGATCTATATAAAATCAGTCATCATCTGTATGAGAAACCTGTCTTGAAGCTACAACATGCTTGCACTTCACTGAGCCAGCTGTTGACGTAGGCACAATGCTGTTTGTTCTCCCAGTCCACGGTCAGTATGTCTATGCATTCGCATGTTTGAACCTCGTCTATACATTTACGTAGCTCAGCAGAAACAACgaagacaaaagacacaaaaatgtaatgtgacaAAGGTCTGCACAAGTCTATAGGATGAATGGATTGAGATGGAGGGCTTACCTGACCGGCCCCAAAGAATAGCAGTGCAGTGTGTACAGGGGTCTCCACAAAAACGATGTCCTGACCCCAGAGTAAACGGACCTATTTATACATGCTGGTGCTGAAAAGCAGCTGGGCCTGTGGTTCGGGGCAGGAGTCAGCACATTGCTGTTGCAGTCATTGTTCAGCACTGAGCTGCTTGGCTTTAGTTCGCCACAGTGGGACTGGATGGAGGGCACCGTGCCCAGTGCAGATAAGCACAAGTTCCAAATGGTCCATGACCAGTGGGCTGGACCAAGCCCTGGTCCAGGAAACAGATCATCACAGATGTGGATAGTCTTGCCAGTGACTctgctgcaaaagaaaaaacacatctaGTGgttaagcacaaaaacagaaatggcaGCCTACATCAGAACATTTAGTTTCTTTAACTTTGCTCATGTTGGGATTTAAATTCTGGGCCCAAAAGGACACTTGActcaaaaagacaaagatgtcTGACAAGCTGGATTTGTATTTTGATAATGTACTTACTGAGTCCCTTCCACACTGCACTGTGCTCTGTCTGCGATCTGCGAGTCATGTCCACCTCAACTGACCCCACATCTCTGGTCCCTTCACCTTTTCACTCGCTCctatatacacacatgctcagtcatgcacacacacagtcatgggCAGAGACAGGCACGCAAAGGCCTGTTCATGCAGTCTCACATACCTTCAGAGCACACAAAggaactgacacacacatttccataaaTCTGGTCAGACGGTGACAACTGACCTCGTGGTGTACACAAGACATCCAAAAGGTGGAAAGCTGTCTGTGTTCTACCCATCTGAGTTTTACacttttaaatgttaatttatcatttaattcagtgacttttttttctttgtggtggCAAAAATAAGTGGCTTAAACACCCATTTAAGTCTAAAAATCATGCAAAATACAACCcagttgaaaacagtgcaaagacaatatatttaatgttttacctcatcaacttcattgatttttgtaaatatatgcttattctgaatctgatgccagtatcatgtttcaaacaagagcaacaaaagactgggaaagttgtggaacgctccaaaaacacctgtttggatcattccacaggtaaacaggtagattggtaacaggtgatagtatcatgattcggaataaaaggagcatcctggaaaggctcagtcgttcacaagcgaggatggagcgaggttcaccactttgtgaatacatgagtgtatgaaggagattaatacatgggctcaggaacactttgtaaaacagcCTGCATGTTTTATGGAGTATTTGTAGTAGTACAGTGCAGTATTGCTACTTTTTCTTTAGTAAAATATCAGTACTGTTTCACCTCTTGCTTGTATGGGTTGTGCGGTATCAATTGGAATTGATATTTAAGTGTAATATTTCACTATAAAGCATCTTTTCCTGTGTTTAGCTTGAAGCTGATTTCTAAATTACTGTCTAAGTTCAACAAAgcgcatgtgcatgtatgcatgcatgatGGCTGCAGAAGTAAACATCTGTAAACGTTTCTGTAAGTTTCTGTAATTCTGTTGTGGCATGTAATGTTGACGTTATCTGGCAGCTTACCTCATATGTGCTGCAAGCATGTAGTATGAAAATAAAGACTAATGTTGTTGTTTCTATAAATGTAGTATCAGTTGCAAAGGTgaagataaaactgaaaaaaaccagcctgtttttgcttttcaacaTATACAGCCCTGGTGGTGGTCACGCAGGTTATAAGAGCATCAGTCCTGCGGAAGgtagtaagaaaaaaaatgttctgcaTTTTCTCAGTGGTTAAATGATCAGAATCAGAGTGAAACTGAtgttgttgtctctctgttCTTCCTCCGGTGTCTATTCTATTAGTGTGTAAAATAGCACAGATGTCAGATGTGTTAAGATGTTGTCTCTGTAATATCAAAAACAAAGGATGACATTTCCTGTGGCTTCTTTTCTATGCTCTGATAATCCATTTTCAAGTGCGTGCTGTGAATATTTGCCCACAGGCCTTTGCACCACAGCTGCCTTAtaatcattaaaatgacattataTGGAAATCACAATGCTGTAATAGTTTTGCAGGCATTTAAAAGCTCATGGCGCCACATGCATGAGAGAGCCATGAGAAAATATATATAGACCCTTAATGTAACGTCAATTATTAGAATTCAGACAAAATGTGAAtctttcattttacttttagAAGCTGAAAAGGCCTTTAACGTTTGTCTCACATAATTACCATCTTTTCACAACAAAAAGATAATATTCTGTTATTGTGCATCCATGCCATTGTGCATGAGCCGACGCATGTGTGCACATGGCATGAGAGTGTCAGTGGGGTTGTGTGAGATGTGTATGTATGGATGTAGCCTGTCCAGCACTATAATAAGCAAAAGAGTTTCCAACACTGGCCCGTCGAAACAATAGAGAGATGGATGCGCTCCTGCAGTcagcacattacacacacaggGCTCAAAGGCTTGGACCGGCTGCACCAAGGatcaaaagaaagagagagaaaatatggaGTGTGAAAGACAAACCAGACCACAGGGAAACTGGAGACAATGACAGAAGGGAGggataataaaacagaaacaaaatttagagagaaagtgagagataGAGCGTGAGAGCGGTGGCTGTAAAagtagcagtgtgtgtgtgtgcacgtgtgtgtgtgtgtgtgggtgggtgtgtgtgtgcgtagaaACTTTCTGCTGATGGCAGTGACTGTCCCCGGAACCCCACAATGGTGCTGGACAACAAAACAGGCAGCCGAGTCAGCGCGACTTGTCCGCAGATAAGCAGAGCGACCTCTGACCCCGCACCATGCTCCAAACAGCTCACAGCCAATGAGAAGCCAGAATCCTGCCTCTATAGACTCGGGCTGGTTGtgaatgtatatatatatccccACTCACAAGGCCTGCGTCCATCACTTTCTCCAAAGGTCGGTCCGTTTCAACCTGCAATTGTAACTGTAAGTTTGCACTCTAAGGTCTTCTTACTCTTTAAGAACTGCTAGAATCATTGGATGTTAAGGGGGATGTTGTGgttttcctgtctgctctcactTTGGACTGAAAGAACCAAGCAAGGATTGGCTCCTCTCTTAATTTTGGACCGAGTAGGTGGAAAATTGACTTAAAATGCAGCCAGTTATACGTTTATGTGTTAGGGGCTCATCCTGAGGTAAGATGGATGAGAAAGATGAGAGACCGGATCCTTTATCCTTAAAGAAAGGATCATAGCAAGTTTGGACAGATTAGTTCTTCCTGGCTGTTTAATGAGTATTCTTGCACtaatggaaatgacaaaaattcAGGGGATGAAATCGGAAATTCACCGAAGAAATTCCATTTCAAGGGCAGAATCAGATGAAACTGTTGCTGACAAAAGGTTGTTGGGATATACTTGAGCAAGCAAAACGTTAAAAGGTGACCAGTTATACTCCACTTTTACTGGAAACGGGGAAGGGAGGttttcaaaagcaaatcaagtgaaaaaaaaggcGAGAAAAGAGTTCAGCCTTGAGGTTTATGTTCGGTCTattatgaaagaaaagaattacaaaagacagaaatatgctgGCCTG
It encodes:
- the cryba1a gene encoding crystallin, beta A1a, with the protein product MALNNPNPLGPWKITVYDQENFQGKRLEFTSACQNIMECGVDNIRSLKVECGAWAGYEHSSFCGQQFVLERGEYPHWESWSGSNAYHIERMMSFRPICSANHKESKMVLFERENFMGRQWEINDDYPSLQAMGWGNNEIGSMQVQSGSWVCYQFPGYRGYQYIMECDRHGGEYKHYREWGSHAQSFQVQSLRRIQQ